The Vicinamibacteria bacterium genome contains the following window.
CCATGAGTGAATAGCCGGAAGACGGTACCCATACCACCCGGACGGCTCGAGGATCTCGTAATGCGAACACGTGGTCGCCGACTTCAAGTAATACTTGAAGTCGTGCCGCGGAGCCTGGATCGTTTAAACACAACGAATGGCCCCGTCAGCGTCCGAGAGGCTATTATGCCGACCATGGGGACCGTGGCACGCGAGGGCGGAGTCGGCATCGTTCGAACACAGTTTCTCGACCTGCCCGAGCCCCTCATGCTCGACTGCGGGAAGAAGCTTTCCGACGTTCGCATCGCCTACGAGACCTACGGCGAGCTCACTCGCCGAAAGGACAACGTCATTCTGGTCTGCCATGCGCTCAGCGGTGATGCCCACGCCGCGGGCTGGAGCGAAGCGGAAGCCCAAGAAAGCGCTCTGGATGGTTTCGGCGCGGAGGAACGCGCGATCGACTCCAAGAAAAGCCTCGGCTGGTGGGACGGCATGATCGGCCCGGGAAAGGCTTTCGACACCGATCGATATTACGTCGTGAGCACGAACCTCATCGGAGGCTGTCGGGGCTCGACCGGCCCGTCGTCGACCAATCCCGAGACCGGCAAGCCTTACGGCCTCGATTTCCCCGTGATCACCGTTGCCGACATGGTGCACGCGCAGCGTGCGTTTCTCGATGAGCTCGGGATCGAGTCGATTCTCACCGTTTCCGGGGGGTCGCTCGGAGGGATGCAGGCGCTCGAGTGGGCCTACAACTACCCGAACGACGTGAAGAGCATCGTTCCGATCGCCAGCACGGCGGCTTTGAACCCTCAGGGCGTCGCCTGGAACGCCATCGCCCGAAACGCCATCATGGCGGATCCCGACTGGCAGGACGGGAACTACTACGGTACCGGACGGGCGCCTGGCGCGGGTATGGGCATCGGTCGCATGGTCGGCCACGTTACCTACCTGTCCGCGCAGTCGATGGCGGCGAAATTCGGGCGGCGGCTGACGAATGCCGCAGAGATCTCCTATACGCTGACGGAGCCCGACTTCGAAGTCGAAAGCTACCTGAGACACCAGGCGGCCAAGTTCGTCAATCGTTTCGATGCCAACACCTATCTTTATTTCTCCCGAGCGCTCTCCTATTTCGATCTGGCGCGGCAGTACGGAGGCGGGAGCCTCGAGCGGGCCGTGGCCGGCTTCGAGGCCAAGACGCTTCTCGTCTGCTTCAGCTCGGATTGGCTCTACCCGCCGGAGAACTCGCAGGCGCTCGCCAAGGCGCTCGGGGCATCGGGAAAGGAGGTCGAGATCCAAGTCATCGAGACCTCCTACGGGCACGACTCCTTTCTTCTCGAGGAGGCGCGACAGACGCCGATCGTCCGCGATTTCCTCGCCCGCGTCTACGACGACGTCCGGCGAGCGGGGAGGTAACTCCGATATGGAAGACTTCGAGCGAACCCGAACCTTTGGCTTCGACACGCGTCAGGTTCACGCGGGGCAGAGGCCCGATCCCAATACCGGAGCGCGCGCGGTCCCGATCTTTCAGACGACGAGCTATGTGTTCGAGGATCCCGAGTCGGCCGCTGCCTACTTCAACCTCAAGGAGTACGGAAATACCTATTCCCGGATCATGAACCCCACGGTCGCGGCTTTCGAGGAGCGCGTGGCCAACCTCGAGGGTGGATGCGGCGGGGTCGCTTTCTCGAGCGGCATCGCCGCCCAGGCGGCCGCCTTCTTCACGCTGCTGCAACCTGGCGATCACGTCGTCTCGTCGAGCGCCCTCTACGGCGGATCGGTCAACCAGCTCAAGCACTTTTTCCGCAAGCTGTCTGTCGATCTCACCTTCGTGGATCCCGATGATCTCGACGGGTGGAAAGGGGCCCTTCGCGAGAATACCAAGCTCGTTTTCGCGGAGACGATTGGAAACCCCGGCGGGAA
Protein-coding sequences here:
- a CDS encoding homoserine O-acetyltransferase — translated: MPTMGTVAREGGVGIVRTQFLDLPEPLMLDCGKKLSDVRIAYETYGELTRRKDNVILVCHALSGDAHAAGWSEAEAQESALDGFGAEERAIDSKKSLGWWDGMIGPGKAFDTDRYYVVSTNLIGGCRGSTGPSSTNPETGKPYGLDFPVITVADMVHAQRAFLDELGIESILTVSGGSLGGMQALEWAYNYPNDVKSIVPIASTAALNPQGVAWNAIARNAIMADPDWQDGNYYGTGRAPGAGMGIGRMVGHVTYLSAQSMAAKFGRRLTNAAEISYTLTEPDFEVESYLRHQAAKFVNRFDANTYLYFSRALSYFDLARQYGGGSLERAVAGFEAKTLLVCFSSDWLYPPENSQALAKALGASGKEVEIQVIETSYGHDSFLLEEARQTPIVRDFLARVYDDVRRAGR